DNA sequence from the Leptospira limi genome:
TCTCTTTTTTATTTTTATCTTTTGTATCCAATTGTGCCTCATCCTCAGTAGGAATTGCCACAAGTAACAAACCGATCCCGAATACTCCCTACGAAACAATCAAAACTGTAGATAAAACCTTTACTTGGTATGCATTTGACATTGTACTTTTTGGATTGCCCATTACCCAACCTCCAGTCGCCGATTTATACGAGAAAGTTATGGAAGAAGAATCAGGCGACGCCCTTGTGAATATTCGGTATTGGAATGATAAATCGATTTTTGGACCGATTACCAGATATCGATTTAATATCAAAGGTGATTTGGTAAAATTTACAAACTCACAAACTCCAACGAAGTTAAAAAAGTAAATTGAGTAATTGGATATGATTTTTAAAAAGTTAATACCAGTTAGTTTTCTATTAATGTCGTTTCAATTACTAGGTTGTATTGGCTCACATGTTCCTAAGGAAATCCATCTATACGACTCCGCAACAGTAGTCAGATCAACAGAATTTAAAATTTTAGGAAAGGGAACTGGTCAAGATTCAGCATTTTATTTATTAGGAATGATCCCAGTTACAAAAGCACCTAATGTAGAATTGGCGATGAGTCAAATTTTGGAAAAATATCCTACTGGCAAAACTCTAATCAATATCAAAATACAAAGAGAAGACAAGTCATATTTTCCTTTAGGCCTGGTGACTGTTGTTATCGTTACCGCAGATGTAGTTGGTCAACTGGAAGAAGATACTCCAGGGATTCAGAAGGAGAGTAAATGAAGGTTCACTTAGGAATACTATCATTTACCTTTTTCATGATATTTAATTGTGGATCTGGTGTTGATCGTGTGGAAACAAGCGATGCTCAGAGCCAAGTGTATGCGGCGGCTAAATTTGCCTCGGAGAAATGTGGAAATCCACTTCCCAATCCTCCACTTGTGATCGTAAACAAACCTATCCGAAGAAATTTAGATCTTTGTACGATAGCTATTACCCGAACAGAATGTCCTTTTTTAGGATACCCTCTTGTTTGTACTCTCATTTATCTCGAAAAAGAAACGGGCGATATCCCATGGTATTTAAACTTCAATGAAATCAGCAAAGTTCAAATTAAATAATTCAATTCTGATTGCGATTCTATTTCTTTTATCGGGTTTCCCTGCATATGCAGTCAGCATCAAAGCAAAACTGATTAATCCTAAAAAGGAAATAGCGGAAAAAAACCTTTCTGTACTAATTTTTGAAACTAAAAAATTTGCACAAACAGATGCCGAAGGTAATGTTACATTAGAATTCCCTTCTTCTGGAGAATACACATTACGTTTGTTACGTGACACTGGAATTCAGGAGATTCGAATTTCAGTTGGTAATGAAGATGAATCAAGAACTATTTATACTGAAAAAAAATCGACAGCACCTAAGTCAGGGATTGTAGTCGAAGGTGAAAGAGAAAAAACTGTAGCTTCCAGGACAAAAGTTAGATACGATGAAATCAAACGTATGCCAGGTACTTTTGGTGAGGCATTAAGAGCCTTAGAAACATTACCAGGTGTGATACCTAACATTGGCTTTGGAGGTGGTGCAAATGGAATCATCGTACGTGGGGCAAATCCTGCTGCGAATACATATCTTTATGATGATTTACCTATCTTATACCCGTTTCACTTAGATGGACTAACGTCTGTAATACACAATGATTTAATCAAATCAATTGACTTATATTCTGGGGCATATCCAGCAAACTTCAATAATGCGACTGGTGGTATTATCGAAATAGAAACTGTTGATTCTATCCAAAAAACAAAAGGCGCATTCCAAGTATCTCTCTGGAACACAACCGCGTATGCAGCAACACCAACATCAGGTGGAAAGGGTTATTTGGCAATTGCAGGAAAATTAGGTTACCTCGATAAAACTTTAGGTGCCAGTGGACTATTGCCTGAAGGAATCCGTTTACCGAGGTACAATGATTCGCAGATCAAATATGTTCATAACTTTACACCTGAACACCAAATTTCTTTTTATAATTTAACAGCACAAGATAACTTTGCTATCAATGTTCCTAACAAACCAGCAAACGATCCTACTTCGTCGCAACTTGCGTTACTTGGAGGCGCAAAAGCAAGTTTCGGACAAAGTTTTAGAACCACAGCACTCCGTTATACTTGGATTCCTGGAGATAAATTCCAAAATAGAATCACATTAATCAACTTCGATCCAATTGGTGAATACAATGTTGGCGTTGGTTCCATTCAAGGGAAACAATACCAAAGAGGAAGTTATGTTGGTGTTAGGCAAGATGCTTATTGGACAGCAACAAAATTCCTAAAAGTTGATTTCGGAACCGAAGTGCGTAGATTTTCCTTCCGAGATTATGGAACCGAAGTTGCACTCAGAGACCCAACAAACCCATCACCTAACCCTTATAATTCTGCGAATCCTGATTTTGTGGGAAGACCAATCAATATCCAAGGTAAATCACCATATTACAACGCTTATACTACGTTACATTTTAAATTCGGAAACTTCTTATTCGAACCTGGTGCTAGGTATGACTATGTGCAAGTGACTGGGAACGGTGCTTTAACCCCAAGAGCAACTGCTTCCTATACTTTTCCCGAAGTTGGGAAGGGTATGACTATTTATGGAAGTGGTGGAGATGTATCTCGTTTTCCACTGACTACAAATTTTAACTCAGAAACAGGTAACCCTGATTTAAGATTCGAACGTGCAAGGAAAATAAGTGCAGGGATTGATCAAAAAATTGACCAAGTATGGCAAGTGAAAGCAGAGTTTTTTAAAAACGAATTCACTGATACAATCATAGATGATCCATATGTATCTACTCCTGTTGGATTAAATCCCGATAAATCACGATGGTTATCACAACCTATTGTAGCCAACCGTCCCCTAAACTATTCCAACAGAGCTTCTGGTTGGTCACATGGTTATGAATTACTCATCCGCAAAAATGCAAGGCCTGGAACTCGTGACTGGTTCGGTTGGATTTCCTATACTTGGTCACAATCCTTTCAAAATTCTAACTTGTATCAGATTTATGATGGTGATACAACTCAAGTTGGTGGGATCGAAAGAAAAATCTTAGCAGCTTATTTTCCAAATTCAGTGGAACAGTTAGCACCTTGGGACCGTACTCATGTTGCAAACGTAATTTATGGTTGGAGAGTAAATGAAGGATACCAAATTGGTGGTCGATGGAGTTACTTGACTTCATTACCTTCCAGACCTATCGTAGGTGATGATGGTGGAAGATTTTCTAACCCATTAAATGGTTTAACCTATTGGAATCCACAGTATTCCAACAATCCATACACGTCAGAATATGGATATGTCAAAAGGGGAACCGATTATCACAGGTTAGATGTTCGATTTGATGTTTTTGAAAATTATTCGTGGGGATATTTAAACTGGTATTTAGAAATTGTAAACGTATATATGCGTAAAAACAAAAATGGATACGATTTTGATAATTCCAAACCATTCTCTGCTACAAATCCAAGAGAAAACGATACTTTCGGAACTCTACAATTACCTGGTGGAACCGTAATTCCATTTTTCAACGTAGGTATGGAGGTACATTTCTAATGAAATTTTTACCTTTTTTAGTTGTCATACTTATCTTTATCAATTGTGCCGAAGATAAAAAATTTGAAGATTCATATAAAGAAACATTATTACTTCAATACTTGGCTACCCCAAATGCCCCCCAAGAAACCTGTGAATCAATGATCACAAACAAAGATCTTTGTTTCCAAGCCAATTATACTGCAGTAGGGGCAAGTTTTACGTCAACCAGTGCGACAGTAAAAACACAAACCTGCCAAGGTCTAATCACGAGTCCATTGTATAAGAATTTATCTAGCATCGCGCAAACTTGTTCTTTTAATTGCCAATCGACTGATTGGAAAACTAAAACAGATGCGGGAACATGTGGACAATTAAGTTTTACTGCACTGATCGAAGCAAGTATTACAAGTCCAACTGCTACTGCTTGTTTGCGATCTTGTTTTGGTACGACAAACAATCAAATATCAAACGATCAAATCCCTTTGTATTTTTTATTTAATAACATTCAAGACGGAGATTAACATGCAGGAATATGTAGAATTAGGTGAAGAATTAGTTTTTGTTGCTATGGGAGTAGCAAGTGTTATTGCACTCGCTGTGTTTGCCGAAAGACTTATTTACTATAAAAAAACTTTGGGTAAAAAAAATGAAGATTACTTATCTGAAGTTAGAAACTCACTCCAAGAAGAACCTGAAATTCATTGGAAAACGGATGCGGGAGAAGAATCAATTTACAACCGATTCATTCAATTTGCATTAAAACAATTAAAACTCGGACGTAAAGGTCTAGATGAAAGCCTAGAAGGACAAATTTTATCTGAGAAATTAGAGTTAGAAAAACGATTACCAATTTTAAACACGTTAGGAAATAACGCTCCCTTTATCGGACTTTTAGGAACTGTCCTTGGTGTCATCAAAGCATTCTATGGGTTAGGGACACTGGGTAGCTCTGGTGCAGAGGTTGTGATGCGTTCTATCTCAACTGCACTCCTTGCAACGGCTGCTGGTCTTGCTGTGGCGATTCCTGTGGTAATGGCAAATAATTACTTTTCCAGAAAAGCAAAGGTGATTTTGCAAAACCTTGAAATTTTGAAAAAAGAACTACTCTCTTATCAAATGAATAAGACAAAGGTATAATTATGGCTGGAGCATCAGGACCACAAGACGAAGAAATCGGAAGTATCAATATCACTCCCATGGTGGACGTGATTTTAGTTCTTCTCGTAATTTTTATGGTAACAGCAAACTTCTTAAAAAAAGAAAGTTTAAATATTAATCTACCAAAAGTGCAAGCTGCCGATCCAAACGTAGCGGAATCAGTTCAAGTAGCAATAACCAAAACAGGTGCCATTCTTTTAGAAGGAAAAGACACTGATATAACAGGCCTTGTTCGAAACTTAGAAAGAGAAGCCAAAATTAGACCTAACATGCGTTTGACATTATCTGCTGATGAGAGTTTGCCTTATGGAAAAATTACGGAGCTGATGGGAATCATCCGAAAAGCCGGAGTGACAAAAATCGCCCTCAGTGTAAAAAAATGAATCGTTTTGTTGAACTCTTAGTTAAGTTCAAATCTTCTATCAAACAAAATAAGGAACGTGTCTTTCATATTTGTTTGGCTGCAAGTTTATTCATTCATACCGCAACTTATGCAGGGTATCGAATCAGCCAACTCAGAGGGGATGAAGTTGTAGAAGATTCTGCTTTTGAGGATGTAGATGTAAATTTTGAAGAGATTCCTCCAGAGTTAATTGGAGGCACATCTTCACCAGCACCTATTGAAAAACAAGAATGGGTTGAAGGAAGTAACAAAGATAAGGCGGACGAACCAGACAATTCTGATATCAATCCAAATCAATTATCTGGGAACGGCACTGACAAGGATGGTTATTTGTTTTCATTTAATGGAGACAAAATGCCGACTGCTATCATCGACTTTGATTTAAAGGAATACTTTCCACCTCAAGCAAAAGCAGCGAACATAATGGAAAAACAAGTG
Encoded proteins:
- a CDS encoding energy transducer TonB; this translates as MNRFVELLVKFKSSIKQNKERVFHICLAASLFIHTATYAGYRISQLRGDEVVEDSAFEDVDVNFEEIPPELIGGTSSPAPIEKQEWVEGSNKDKADEPDNSDINPNQLSGNGTDKDGYLFSFNGDKMPTAIIDFDLKEYFPPQAKAANIMEKQVVLLVQVNEDGSLQSAKIVSGRAGYGFDEAALKLIKRVRFSPGYVQGQPKKMAHRLPITFSLED
- a CDS encoding TonB-dependent receptor plug domain-containing protein, giving the protein MKSAKFKLNNSILIAILFLLSGFPAYAVSIKAKLINPKKEIAEKNLSVLIFETKKFAQTDAEGNVTLEFPSSGEYTLRLLRDTGIQEIRISVGNEDESRTIYTEKKSTAPKSGIVVEGEREKTVASRTKVRYDEIKRMPGTFGEALRALETLPGVIPNIGFGGGANGIIVRGANPAANTYLYDDLPILYPFHLDGLTSVIHNDLIKSIDLYSGAYPANFNNATGGIIEIETVDSIQKTKGAFQVSLWNTTAYAATPTSGGKGYLAIAGKLGYLDKTLGASGLLPEGIRLPRYNDSQIKYVHNFTPEHQISFYNLTAQDNFAINVPNKPANDPTSSQLALLGGAKASFGQSFRTTALRYTWIPGDKFQNRITLINFDPIGEYNVGVGSIQGKQYQRGSYVGVRQDAYWTATKFLKVDFGTEVRRFSFRDYGTEVALRDPTNPSPNPYNSANPDFVGRPINIQGKSPYYNAYTTLHFKFGNFLFEPGARYDYVQVTGNGALTPRATASYTFPEVGKGMTIYGSGGDVSRFPLTTNFNSETGNPDLRFERARKISAGIDQKIDQVWQVKAEFFKNEFTDTIIDDPYVSTPVGLNPDKSRWLSQPIVANRPLNYSNRASGWSHGYELLIRKNARPGTRDWFGWISYTWSQSFQNSNLYQIYDGDTTQVGGIERKILAAYFPNSVEQLAPWDRTHVANVIYGWRVNEGYQIGGRWSYLTSLPSRPIVGDDGGRFSNPLNGLTYWNPQYSNNPYTSEYGYVKRGTDYHRLDVRFDVFENYSWGYLNWYLEIVNVYMRKNKNGYDFDNSKPFSATNPRENDTFGTLQLPGGTVIPFFNVGMEVHF
- a CDS encoding LIC20211 family lipoprotein produces the protein MKKIILLVLSFLFLSFVSNCASSSVGIATSNKPIPNTPYETIKTVDKTFTWYAFDIVLFGLPITQPPVADLYEKVMEEESGDALVNIRYWNDKSIFGPITRYRFNIKGDLVKFTNSQTPTKLKK
- a CDS encoding ExbD/TolR family protein is translated as MAGASGPQDEEIGSINITPMVDVILVLLVIFMVTANFLKKESLNINLPKVQAADPNVAESVQVAITKTGAILLEGKDTDITGLVRNLEREAKIRPNMRLTLSADESLPYGKITELMGIIRKAGVTKIALSVKK
- a CDS encoding MotA/TolQ/ExbB proton channel family protein, which translates into the protein MQEYVELGEELVFVAMGVASVIALAVFAERLIYYKKTLGKKNEDYLSEVRNSLQEEPEIHWKTDAGEESIYNRFIQFALKQLKLGRKGLDESLEGQILSEKLELEKRLPILNTLGNNAPFIGLLGTVLGVIKAFYGLGTLGSSGAEVVMRSISTALLATAAGLAVAIPVVMANNYFSRKAKVILQNLEILKKELLSYQMNKTKV